From Vitis vinifera cultivar Pinot Noir 40024 chromosome 5, ASM3070453v1, the proteins below share one genomic window:
- the LOC104879349 gene encoding glycine-rich cell wall structural protein, with the protein MRVVGPCAVIFLLLVVFLVNDFVVAEVNGVEEDKHFLGRHPFGGGLGHGIYRKGFRHGRFGRGGGLGGGFGGGAGGGAGGGFGGGAGGGAGGGFGGGAGGGAGLGGNAGGGFGGGFGGGAGGGLGGHHGGGLGGGVGGGAGGGLGGGAGGGVGGGLGGHHGGGLGGGGGFGGGGGGGLGGGGGAGGGFGGGAGGGLGGHHGGGLGGGGGFGGGGGGGLGGGGGAGGGAGGGLGGHHGGGLGGGGGFGGGGGGGLGGGGGAGGGFGAGGGAGAGGGLGGGAGGGGGFGGGGGGGVGGGAGKGFGGGVGGGGGAGSGGGFGGGGGFGGGGGVGGGFGAGGGFGAGGGAGGGGGLGGGGGGGFGGGGGGGVGGGAGFGGGAGFGGGGGH; encoded by the coding sequence ATGAGAGTTGTTGGTCCCTGTGCTGTGATTTTCCTCCTGTTGGTTGTTTTTCTGGTGAATGATTTTGTTGTTGCAGAGGTTAATGGAGTGGAAGAAGACAAGCACTTTTTGGGGCGGCATCCTTTTGGAGGAGGACTTGGGCATGGGATTTACAGAAAGGGGTTTAGACATGGGCGTTTTGGTAGAGGTGGTGGATTAGGAGGTGGCTTTGGTGGTGGTGCAGGTGGTGGTGCGGGTGGTGGGTTCGGTGGTGGTGCAGGTGGTGGTGCGGGCGGTGGGTTCGGTGGTGGTGCGGGTGGTGGTGCTGGACTTGGTGGGAATGCAGGTGGTGGGTTCGGCGGCGGGTTTGGCGGTGGTGCAGGTGGTGGTCTAGGAGGCCATCATGGTGGGGGGCTTGGTGGAGGAGTTGGTGGCGGTGCAGGTGGCGGTTTGGGTGGTGGTGCAGGTGGTGGAGTTGGTGGTGGTCTGGGAGGCCATCATGGCGGTGGCCTTGGTGGCGGAGGTGGATTTGgcggaggaggaggaggtgggCTTGGAGGTGGCGGTGGAGCCGGTGGTGGATTCGGTGGTGGAGCTGGTGGTGGTCTGGGAGGCCATCATGGCGGTGGCCTTGGTGGCGGAGGTGGATTTGgcggaggaggaggaggtgggCTTGGAGGTGGCGGTGGAGCCGGTGGTGGAGCTGGTGGTGGTCTGGGAGGCCATCATGGCGGTGGCCTTGGTGGCGGAGGTGGATTTGgcggaggaggaggaggtgggCTTGGAGGCGGCGGTGGAGCCGGTGGCGGATTCGGTGCTGGTGGTGGAGCTGGTGCTGGGGGTGGGCTAGGAGGGGGAGCCGGAGGAGGAGGCGGGTTCGGCGGAGGCGGCGGTGGAGGCGTGGGAGGTGGTGCGGGAAAAGGTTTTGGTGGCGGGGTAGGTGGTGGTGGCGGTGCCGGAAGCGGAGGTGGATTCGGCGGAGGCGGTGGTTTTGGTGGTGGAGGAGGCGTGGGGGGAGGATTCGGAGCCGGTGGTGGATTCGGAGCTGGTGGAGGCGCAGGCGGTGGTGGTGGACTTGGTGGAGGCGGTGGTGGGGGTTTTGGCGGAGGTGGGGGCGGTGGAGTTGGTGGGGGCGCCGGGTTTGGTGGGGGAGCGGGGTTCGGTGGCGGAGGAGGTCACTAG